A stretch of the Bradyrhizobium sp. CCBAU 53351 genome encodes the following:
- a CDS encoding FAD-dependent oxidoreductase has protein sequence MAEDKKPSGQDLSKGVPLTAFKDDKLLGHVGEDDVLLVQAGGEIFAIEPACSHYHGPLAEGLVVGDTIRCPWHHACFSLRTGEASRPPALNALAVWEVERDRDNIIVRRKREAPKPPAAHRSAPAREKFVIVGGGAAGLTAAETLRREGFAGAITMLSNDGAMPVDRPNLSKDYLAGNAPEDWLPLRGEDYYGDAGIDLRLNTEVSAIDAKSRSVTLGNGDKLPFDRLLLATGAEPVKLRIPGADQPHVHTLRSLADSRAIIKAAGSARRALVIGASFIGLEVAASLRARKIEVHVVAPDERPMQKVLGAEMGDFVRSLHEENGVIFHLKDTVEKLDGMLGTLKSGAVIEADLVVVGIGVKPRLALAEQAGLAADRGVSVSEYLETSVAGIFAAGDIARWPDPHSRQTIRVEHWVVAERQGQTAARNMLGRRERFDAVPFFWSQHYDVPINYVGHAESFDDIAIDGSISGKDCLLKYRKDGRVLAVASIYRDLDNLKAELEMERSQG, from the coding sequence ATGGCCGAGGACAAAAAGCCGAGCGGACAGGACCTGAGCAAGGGCGTGCCGCTGACCGCGTTCAAGGACGACAAATTGCTCGGTCATGTCGGGGAGGACGACGTCCTGCTGGTGCAGGCCGGCGGCGAGATCTTTGCGATCGAGCCGGCCTGCAGCCATTATCACGGCCCGCTCGCCGAGGGCCTGGTGGTGGGCGATACCATCCGCTGCCCCTGGCATCATGCCTGTTTCTCTCTGCGTACGGGTGAAGCCAGCCGACCGCCGGCTTTGAACGCGCTGGCGGTCTGGGAAGTCGAGCGCGATCGCGACAACATCATCGTCCGGCGCAAGCGCGAGGCCCCGAAGCCGCCGGCCGCGCATCGCAGCGCGCCCGCTCGGGAAAAATTCGTCATTGTCGGCGGCGGTGCCGCCGGCCTCACCGCCGCCGAGACGCTCCGGCGCGAGGGCTTTGCCGGCGCCATCACCATGCTCAGCAATGACGGCGCGATGCCGGTCGACCGGCCGAACCTCTCCAAGGATTACCTTGCGGGTAACGCGCCGGAAGATTGGCTGCCGCTGCGCGGCGAGGACTATTATGGGGACGCAGGCATCGATCTCAGGCTCAACACCGAGGTCTCCGCCATCGATGCCAAGTCGCGCAGCGTCACGCTCGGCAATGGCGACAAGCTGCCGTTCGACCGGCTGCTGCTCGCAACCGGCGCCGAGCCGGTCAAGCTGCGGATTCCGGGCGCGGACCAGCCGCATGTTCACACCCTGCGCTCCCTCGCGGACAGCCGCGCCATCATCAAGGCTGCAGGCAGTGCCAGGCGTGCGCTGGTGATCGGCGCCAGCTTCATCGGCCTCGAGGTCGCGGCCTCCTTGCGGGCGCGCAAGATCGAGGTGCATGTCGTCGCGCCTGACGAGCGGCCGATGCAGAAGGTGTTGGGCGCCGAGATGGGCGATTTCGTCCGCTCCCTGCATGAGGAGAACGGCGTCATCTTCCATTTGAAGGATACGGTGGAGAAGCTCGACGGCATGCTTGGGACGCTGAAGAGCGGCGCGGTCATCGAGGCTGACCTCGTCGTCGTCGGCATCGGCGTCAAGCCGCGTCTCGCGCTTGCTGAGCAGGCGGGACTGGCGGCCGATCGTGGCGTCAGCGTGAGCGAATATCTGGAGACCAGCGTCGCGGGCATCTTCGCGGCCGGCGACATCGCGCGCTGGCCCGATCCGCATTCCCGGCAGACCATCCGCGTCGAGCATTGGGTGGTGGCGGAGCGGCAGGGACAGACCGCGGCGCGCAACATGCTCGGCAGGCGCGAGCGCTTCGACGCCGTGCCGTTCTTCTGGAGCCAGCACTACGACGTGCCGATCAACTATGTCGGCCACGCCGAGAGCTTCGACGACATCGCCATCGACGGCAGCATTTCCGGAAAGGACTGCCTGCTGAAGTACCGCAAGGACGGCCGCGTGCTCGCGGTCGCTTCAATTTATCGCGATCTCGACAATCTCAAGGCCGAACTGGAGATGGAGCGCTCGCAGGGCTGA
- a CDS encoding FAD-dependent monooxygenase, whose product MTDSLNIAIVGAGIGGLSAALALGARGMNVTVFESAETPREAGAGLSIPPNALILLKRTSLCDKIEKITTRSQGLTRRTSRGELVLPGSPTVLSYQIHRVEFLEMLLGEVKGPVRFGHRCAAVEDTPTGVRLIFANGAVCDVDVVIGADGIHSVVQRQIGLAAHPTSEGIVAYRGLVPSQKLSWGAELRGLNMWMGEGRSFICFPVSQGRLINIVAFVPSMRDMEETWYAPGDVRALAAEYEGWDSPVQDLISALDQTFRWGIYDRPPLPYWSRGHVTLLGDAAHPMVPHFGQGAGQAIEDGFALAVLLERARRDEIPARLNAYQELRLGRTSRVQAASRLAGRFYRSAGSDRAEQAQRSQAWMSAAEWIFPHDAEKAALAIL is encoded by the coding sequence ATGACCGACAGCCTGAATATCGCCATCGTCGGCGCGGGCATCGGCGGATTGTCTGCGGCGCTCGCGCTGGGCGCGCGGGGCATGAATGTTACGGTTTTCGAAAGCGCAGAGACCCCGCGCGAGGCCGGGGCCGGACTGTCCATCCCTCCGAACGCACTGATCTTGCTCAAACGTACATCGCTCTGTGACAAAATCGAGAAGATCACCACCAGGAGCCAGGGTCTTACGCGACGGACGTCACGGGGAGAGCTTGTCTTGCCCGGCTCGCCCACCGTGCTCAGCTATCAGATTCACCGCGTGGAGTTCCTCGAGATGCTCCTTGGTGAGGTGAAAGGGCCGGTCCGGTTCGGACATCGGTGTGCAGCCGTTGAAGACACGCCGACCGGAGTGCGCCTGATCTTTGCCAATGGCGCCGTCTGCGATGTGGATGTTGTCATCGGTGCGGACGGCATTCATTCAGTCGTCCAGCGCCAGATCGGCCTGGCAGCCCACCCGACCAGCGAAGGCATCGTGGCCTACCGCGGCCTGGTGCCGTCGCAAAAGCTGTCATGGGGCGCAGAACTGCGTGGCCTGAACATGTGGATGGGCGAGGGCCGCAGCTTCATCTGCTTTCCGGTATCGCAGGGGCGATTGATCAATATCGTTGCATTTGTCCCGAGCATGCGTGACATGGAGGAAACCTGGTACGCACCCGGCGACGTCAGGGCTCTTGCAGCCGAGTACGAGGGCTGGGATTCGCCTGTCCAAGACTTGATTTCGGCGCTCGACCAGACGTTTCGCTGGGGCATCTACGATCGGCCGCCGTTGCCGTATTGGTCGCGCGGACATGTGACGCTTCTCGGCGACGCCGCGCATCCGATGGTGCCCCATTTCGGGCAAGGCGCGGGGCAAGCGATCGAGGATGGCTTCGCACTTGCCGTCCTGCTGGAGCGCGCGAGGCGTGACGAGATTCCGGCACGGCTGAACGCCTATCAGGAACTGAGATTGGGGCGGACCAGTCGTGTTCAGGCCGCTTCGCGCCTCGCCGGCCGGTTCTACCGGTCTGCCGGCAGCGATCGCGCTGAACAGGCGCAGCGATCGCAAGCCTGGATGTCGGCGGCGGAATGGATCTTCCCGCACGACGCCGAGAAGGCTGCTTTGGCCATTCTGTAG
- a CDS encoding HdeD family acid-resistance protein yields MTSASDASHPSGLGSGISALHGKWGWIVALGVVYLIAGFVALGSMVMATVASVIVVGAMMIVAGVTEVIGAFQMKSWGKFLIWALLGVLYIIAGFLTFENPLFAAVLLTLFLGASLLASGAVRLFLAFSMKRESPWVWVALSAVVTLLLGLLILARWPVNSVYVLGLFLGIDLIMAGAGWVSLGLSLKQRR; encoded by the coding sequence ATGACCAGTGCTTCAGATGCATCTCATCCTTCCGGTCTCGGCTCGGGTATCTCGGCGCTCCATGGCAAATGGGGCTGGATCGTTGCGCTTGGCGTCGTGTACCTCATCGCCGGCTTCGTCGCGCTCGGCAGCATGGTGATGGCGACGGTGGCGAGCGTGATCGTTGTCGGCGCGATGATGATCGTCGCCGGCGTGACCGAGGTCATAGGCGCCTTCCAGATGAAGAGCTGGGGCAAGTTTCTGATCTGGGCCTTGCTCGGCGTGCTTTACATCATTGCCGGCTTCCTCACCTTCGAGAACCCGCTCTTTGCCGCGGTTCTGCTGACGCTGTTCCTCGGCGCCTCGCTGCTGGCCTCCGGGGCAGTCAGGCTGTTTCTCGCCTTCAGCATGAAGCGGGAAAGCCCGTGGGTCTGGGTGGCGCTGTCGGCGGTCGTCACCCTGCTGCTCGGGCTGCTGATCCTGGCACGCTGGCCGGTGAACAGCGTCTACGTTCTCGGCCTGTTTCTCGGCATCGACCTGATCATGGCGGGTGCCGGCTGGGTCAGCCTTGGCCTCAGCCTGAAGCAGCGCCGCTAG
- a CDS encoding ABC transporter substrate-binding protein — protein MKAALVLAAALAAGCLSTPVSAQKSYGPGITDTEIKIGNTMPYSGPASPLSITGRVIAAYFDEVNEKGGVNGRKLNLISLDDAFSPPKTMEAARRLVEGDGVAFIFATMGTAPSSAIAKYLNSNKVPQLFLISSASKWNDPANMPWSMALPWAPNYTSEAAIDVAYARAKNPNARFAVLYQNDDAGKEYLRGVKEALGADADKAIAMASSFEVTDPTVDSQVLTLANTKADVFMIYSVTPRACAQAIRKAHEVGWQPTRFLASGCANKATVMVPAGLDAGKGVLSLGSLKPFVEQPKDDPAMTAYIDFMKKRLPNADVNNVAGLYGYTVAEALVVLLRQCKDNLTRENIMAQAANLKNVPLSLLMPGITLNTTPQDFRPIKDGYMLQFDGNDWVVASELLKGT, from the coding sequence ATGAAAGCTGCCTTGGTCCTGGCCGCAGCATTGGCTGCCGGCTGCCTGTCGACGCCTGTCTCCGCGCAAAAATCCTATGGTCCTGGTATCACCGACACCGAGATCAAGATCGGCAACACCATGCCCTATAGCGGGCCGGCTTCGCCGCTCAGCATCACGGGCAGGGTCATTGCGGCCTATTTCGACGAGGTCAACGAGAAGGGCGGGGTCAATGGCCGCAAGCTGAATCTGATCTCGCTGGACGACGCATTCTCGCCGCCCAAGACCATGGAGGCGGCGCGGCGCCTCGTCGAGGGCGACGGCGTCGCCTTCATCTTCGCGACCATGGGCACGGCGCCGAGCTCGGCGATCGCAAAATATCTCAACAGCAACAAGGTGCCGCAGCTGTTCTTGATCAGCTCGGCCTCGAAGTGGAACGATCCCGCCAACATGCCGTGGTCGATGGCGCTGCCCTGGGCGCCGAACTACACCAGCGAGGCCGCGATCGACGTCGCCTATGCCCGCGCCAAGAACCCGAATGCGCGCTTCGCTGTGCTTTATCAGAACGACGATGCCGGCAAGGAATATCTGCGCGGGGTCAAGGAGGCGCTCGGCGCCGATGCCGACAAGGCGATCGCGATGGCCTCGAGCTTCGAGGTCACCGACCCCACCGTCGATTCCCAGGTGCTGACGCTGGCGAACACCAAGGCGGACGTGTTCATGATCTATTCGGTGACGCCGCGCGCCTGCGCGCAGGCGATCCGGAAAGCGCACGAGGTCGGCTGGCAGCCGACGCGCTTCCTCGCCAGCGGCTGCGCCAACAAGGCGACCGTGATGGTGCCTGCGGGGCTCGATGCCGGCAAGGGCGTGCTGTCGCTCGGTTCGCTCAAGCCCTTCGTCGAGCAGCCGAAGGACGATCCGGCGATGACGGCCTATATCGACTTCATGAAGAAGCGCTTGCCCAATGCCGACGTCAACAACGTCGCCGGCCTCTACGGCTACACCGTCGCCGAGGCCCTCGTGGTGCTGCTGAGGCAATGCAAGGACAATCTGACGCGCGAGAACATCATGGCGCAGGCCGCGAATTTGAAGAACGTGCCGCTGTCGCTGCTGATGCCCGGCATTACGCTGAATACCACGCCGCAGGATTTCCGCCCGATCAAGGACGGTTACATGCTGCAGTTCGACGGCAACGACTGGGTGGTGGCCAGCGAGCTCTTGAAGGGGACGTGA
- a CDS encoding alpha/beta fold hydrolase, which translates to MRSFAPGSRTSGARSIAAVFVSVLTILISWSGTAALAAVESFPAAFKTERISVNGVTLHVRVGGQGPAVVLLHGFGDTGDMWAPLAKALYKDHTVIVPDLRGMGLSPQAPAGYDKKTQGVDIAMVMDKLNVQKADLVTHDIGNMVGYALAAQYPDRITKWVVIDAPLPGIGPWDEILKSPMLWHFNFRGPDVDRLVKGRERIYLDRFYNELSADPKAIDEAKRNHYAKLYARPGNMHYAFEQFAAFGKDATDNKAFAATKLNMPILALGAEKSFGEQQAAIMRDVGTTVDGGIITGSGHWIMEEQPAQTVSKVRAFLDGK; encoded by the coding sequence ATGCGCAGTTTCGCCCCCGGCAGCCGGACCTCCGGCGCGCGATCGATCGCGGCCGTTTTCGTCTCCGTCCTGACGATCCTGATCAGTTGGAGCGGCACTGCGGCGCTTGCCGCCGTCGAATCCTTTCCCGCGGCTTTCAAAACCGAGCGTATCTCGGTCAACGGCGTCACGCTGCATGTCCGCGTGGGCGGACAAGGGCCGGCCGTCGTCCTCCTGCACGGCTTCGGCGACACCGGCGACATGTGGGCGCCGCTCGCCAAGGCGCTCTACAAGGACCACACCGTGATCGTTCCGGACCTGCGCGGCATGGGGCTGTCGCCGCAGGCCCCAGCTGGTTACGACAAGAAGACCCAGGGCGTCGACATCGCCATGGTCATGGACAAGCTCAACGTGCAGAAAGCCGATCTGGTCACACACGACATCGGCAACATGGTGGGCTATGCGCTCGCGGCGCAATACCCCGATCGCATCACCAAATGGGTCGTCATCGATGCGCCGCTGCCCGGCATCGGCCCCTGGGACGAGATCCTGAAGAGCCCCATGCTGTGGCATTTCAACTTCCGCGGCCCCGACGTCGATCGCCTGGTCAAGGGCCGCGAGCGCATCTATCTCGACCGCTTCTACAACGAGCTCTCGGCCGACCCCAAGGCGATCGACGAGGCGAAGCGCAATCATTATGCGAAGCTGTACGCCCGGCCGGGCAACATGCACTACGCCTTCGAGCAGTTCGCAGCGTTCGGCAAGGACGCTACGGACAACAAGGCTTTTGCCGCGACCAAGCTGAACATGCCGATCCTTGCCCTTGGCGCCGAAAAGTCCTTTGGCGAGCAGCAGGCCGCCATCATGCGGGACGTCGGCACCACGGTGGACGGCGGTATCATCACCGGCTCCGGACATTGGATCATGGAAGAGCAGCCTGCGCAGACCGTGAGCAAGGTGCGCGCGTTCCTCGACGGGAAATGA
- the folE gene encoding GTP cyclohydrolase I FolE, with protein MKSHVRKLERVAVAQAPVERPDRAEVEQAIRTMIRWAGDDPARDGLRETPDRVARAFEEYFSGYAQDPTEILQKTFEEIEGYDEMIVLRGVRFESHCEHHMAPIVGRAWVAYIPQGRVVGISKLARVVDVYAKRLQIQEKMTAQIANTINDVLKPEGVGVIIKATHHCMTTRGAHKPGTDLVTSRMLGVFRDNALTRQELLGLANSND; from the coding sequence ATGAAGTCGCACGTGCGTAAGCTGGAACGGGTCGCGGTGGCGCAGGCGCCGGTCGAACGGCCCGACAGGGCGGAGGTCGAGCAGGCGATCCGGACCATGATCCGCTGGGCCGGCGATGATCCCGCTCGCGACGGTCTGCGCGAGACCCCTGATCGCGTTGCGCGGGCTTTCGAGGAGTATTTTTCCGGATACGCGCAGGACCCGACCGAAATCCTGCAAAAGACCTTCGAGGAGATCGAAGGCTATGACGAGATGATCGTGCTGCGCGGCGTTCGCTTCGAGAGCCATTGCGAGCACCACATGGCGCCGATCGTCGGCCGCGCCTGGGTCGCCTACATCCCGCAGGGGCGCGTCGTCGGCATCTCCAAGCTCGCGCGCGTGGTCGACGTCTACGCCAAGCGGCTTCAGATCCAGGAGAAGATGACCGCGCAGATCGCCAACACGATCAACGACGTGCTCAAGCCCGAAGGTGTCGGCGTCATCATCAAGGCGACGCATCATTGCATGACCACGCGCGGCGCGCACAAGCCCGGCACCGATCTCGTCACCAGCCGCATGCTGGGCGTGTTCCGCGACAATGCGCTGACGCGCCAGGAATTGCTGGGGCTCGCCAATTCGAACGATTGA
- a CDS encoding acyl-CoA dehydrogenase family protein, translating into MDFQHSARSLELQERVRQFMRTHVEPVEELYYEQVKPEAARYRTPPVLQDLKKMAREQGLWNLFLSGEHGPGLSNLDYAPVKEIMGRILWAPEVFNCSAPDVGNMEVLANYGTKAQQERWLTPLLEGRIRSGFSMTEPQVASSDATNIQCAITRDGDDYVINGRKWFTSGAMNEDCEILIVMGKTAPDDPDRHRQQSMILVPRNTPGVRVVRDMLTYGYDDAPSGHPEISYDNVRVPAENILLGEGRGFEIAQGRLGPGRIHHCMRLIGCAQRALELMCQRAVSRVAFGKPLAEQGSVREDIAHSFCEIAQARLLTLQAADKMDRDGNKAARDLIAAAKIVVPGMAARVIDRAIQIHGAAGVSQDTFLARAYVYARFIRIGDGPDQVHLAAVGKELIKRGGVMG; encoded by the coding sequence ATGGACTTTCAACACTCCGCCCGTTCGCTGGAGCTGCAGGAGCGCGTTCGGCAGTTCATGCGGACGCATGTCGAGCCGGTCGAGGAGCTCTATTACGAGCAGGTGAAGCCGGAAGCTGCGCGCTACAGGACGCCGCCGGTGCTGCAGGACCTGAAGAAGATGGCGCGCGAGCAGGGGCTATGGAACCTGTTCCTGTCAGGCGAGCACGGGCCGGGCCTCTCCAATCTCGACTATGCCCCCGTGAAGGAGATCATGGGCCGCATCCTCTGGGCGCCCGAAGTGTTCAACTGCTCGGCGCCCGATGTCGGCAATATGGAGGTGCTGGCGAATTACGGCACCAAGGCGCAGCAGGAGCGGTGGTTGACGCCGCTCCTGGAAGGGCGCATCCGTTCCGGCTTCTCGATGACGGAGCCGCAGGTCGCCTCCAGCGATGCCACCAACATCCAGTGCGCCATCACGCGCGACGGCGACGATTACGTCATCAACGGCCGGAAGTGGTTCACGTCAGGCGCGATGAACGAGGATTGCGAGATCCTGATCGTGATGGGCAAGACCGCCCCTGATGACCCCGACCGCCACCGCCAGCAATCCATGATCCTGGTGCCCCGGAACACGCCGGGCGTGCGCGTTGTCCGCGACATGCTGACCTACGGCTATGACGATGCCCCCAGCGGCCACCCCGAGATTTCTTACGACAACGTCCGCGTGCCCGCCGAGAACATCCTGCTCGGCGAGGGCCGCGGCTTCGAGATCGCGCAGGGCCGGCTCGGTCCCGGCCGCATCCACCATTGCATGCGGCTGATCGGCTGTGCCCAGCGCGCGCTGGAATTGATGTGCCAGCGCGCGGTGTCGCGTGTCGCCTTCGGCAAGCCGCTCGCCGAGCAGGGCTCGGTGCGCGAGGACATCGCACACTCCTTCTGCGAGATCGCGCAGGCGCGCCTGCTGACGCTGCAGGCCGCCGACAAGATGGACCGCGATGGCAACAAGGCCGCGCGCGACCTGATCGCCGCGGCCAAGATCGTGGTGCCCGGCATGGCCGCCCGCGTCATCGACCGCGCCATTCAGATCCACGGCGCCGCCGGCGTCTCGCAGGACACCTTCCTCGCGCGCGCCTACGTCTACGCCCGCTTCATCCGCATCGGCGACGGCCCGGACCAGGTGCACCTCGCTGCGGTGGGGAAAGAGCTGATCAAGCGGGGCGGGGTGATGGGGTAG
- a CDS encoding ABC transporter substrate-binding protein: MIRTPIAAALSLLIVGLSPVAGTDRKYGPGVSDTEIRIGQTAPYSGPISSLSRFSRIETAYLKMINAAGGINGRKVTLISLDDAFSPAKTVQQTRKLVEDDDVLAIVGSIGTPTNLAVAKYLNSKQVPQILLLASTPKLDDPENLPWTTTFMMPQPVETRIYAEYLLKTKPDAKVAVIYQNDDLGKGNLASFKAALGSKASTMVVAEAAYDIAEPTVDSQILALRASGADTLFHASNARFAAQSIRKAHEIGWKVQHVLLSGVSSISAVLRPAGLVASTGAVSAFWLKTSEDPMWDDDAGMREFRAFMQRWAPNDDIEESIFPYATAQIIVEVLKKCGDDLSRENLIRQATNIREVQLPTFLPGLTINVSPSRRIGWTKARMARFDGTRWVLLDDVVGN; the protein is encoded by the coding sequence ATGATCCGGACCCCCATCGCTGCTGCGTTGAGTCTCTTGATCGTCGGCCTTTCGCCCGTTGCCGGGACGGACAGAAAATACGGTCCCGGTGTCAGCGATACCGAAATCAGAATAGGCCAGACGGCGCCCTACAGCGGGCCGATCTCGTCGTTGAGCCGCTTCAGCCGGATTGAAACAGCCTATCTCAAAATGATCAACGCGGCCGGCGGTATCAACGGCCGCAAGGTGACGCTCATTTCGCTCGACGATGCCTTTTCGCCGGCCAAGACAGTGCAACAGACGCGCAAACTCGTAGAGGACGACGACGTGCTTGCGATCGTGGGATCAATCGGCACACCGACCAATCTCGCGGTAGCGAAGTATCTCAACAGCAAGCAAGTTCCGCAGATCCTGCTGCTCGCCAGCACGCCGAAGCTCGACGATCCCGAGAATTTGCCATGGACGACCACGTTCATGATGCCGCAGCCGGTCGAGACCAGGATCTACGCCGAGTATCTGCTGAAGACCAAACCTGACGCGAAGGTCGCCGTGATCTATCAGAACGACGATCTCGGAAAGGGCAATCTGGCCAGCTTCAAGGCGGCTCTGGGATCGAAGGCTTCGACCATGGTGGTGGCCGAGGCGGCCTACGATATCGCGGAGCCGACGGTCGATTCACAGATCCTCGCGCTGAGGGCATCGGGTGCCGATACGTTGTTTCATGCCTCCAACGCACGATTTGCTGCACAATCTATTCGAAAGGCGCACGAGATCGGCTGGAAGGTCCAGCATGTGCTGCTCTCCGGCGTCAGCAGCATTTCGGCTGTCCTGCGTCCGGCGGGACTTGTGGCCTCCACAGGCGCGGTCAGCGCGTTTTGGTTGAAGACGTCGGAGGATCCGATGTGGGACGACGATGCCGGCATGCGCGAGTTTCGGGCATTCATGCAGCGGTGGGCGCCAAATGACGATATCGAGGAGTCGATTTTTCCCTATGCGACGGCTCAGATCATCGTCGAGGTCCTCAAGAAGTGCGGCGACGACCTGTCGCGCGAGAATCTCATCAGGCAGGCCACCAACATCCGGGAGGTTCAACTGCCGACGTTCCTGCCGGGCCTTACGATCAACGTCTCTCCATCGCGCCGGATCGGCTGGACAAAGGCGAGGATGGCACGTTTCGACGGCACCAGATGGGTGCTGCTCGATGACGTCGTCGGCAACTGA
- a CDS encoding winged helix-turn-helix domain-containing protein has translation MLKASQHSIVIGDRIVDLAHETLRDGSGAVVPLRPRAWAVLRLLAKRPGQLVDKSEIMDEVWSDCEVTEDSLVQAIGDVRRALGDVGRSALKTLPRRGYMLVPDEQLAAPLVVSGETPRLSDDGEPPPPPTVPHLSIVVLPFANIGGDPAQDYFVDGVTESLTTDLSRIAGSFVIGRNTAFTFKGKAVDARQIGRDLNVHYVLEGSVQRGGNRFRLNAQLTDTETGSQVWADRFDKPAAELLDMQDEIVSRLANTLNAELIAAEARRAERSPRPDAMDLYFQGRALQNRGVTRVLLTQARDFFTRSLTLDPGNIEAAVAAAQVDVSVGSAFMADDVKVHFDAAEAALNSALLRAPNHPRAHMLLGAVQIQTNRIDNGVAQCRRSLALDRNLADAHGFIGLGKYQSGLSEEVEGHIQEALRLSPRDTRAFLWYMFVGLARLSINADREAIDWFRRSMEVNRNHALSHFHLATALALAGDLKEARSVADAGLALDPSFTIRRYRFNAKGDNPIYLARRQRYFEGLRLAGLPEG, from the coding sequence TTGTTGAAGGCATCGCAGCATTCCATCGTCATCGGCGATCGGATCGTGGACCTCGCCCACGAAACTCTGCGCGACGGGAGCGGCGCTGTCGTTCCCCTGCGTCCGCGCGCCTGGGCGGTACTGCGGCTGCTGGCAAAGCGGCCCGGGCAGCTGGTCGACAAAAGCGAAATCATGGATGAGGTCTGGTCGGATTGCGAGGTCACGGAGGATTCCCTCGTCCAGGCCATCGGCGATGTCAGGCGCGCCCTGGGAGATGTCGGCCGATCTGCGCTGAAGACGCTGCCCCGCCGCGGCTATATGCTGGTGCCCGACGAACAGTTGGCCGCGCCCCTTGTTGTTTCCGGCGAGACGCCGCGGCTATCCGATGATGGGGAACCGCCGCCGCCTCCGACGGTGCCGCATTTGTCGATCGTCGTCCTGCCATTCGCCAACATCGGAGGCGATCCGGCGCAGGATTATTTCGTCGATGGCGTGACGGAGAGCCTGACGACGGACTTGTCGCGCATCGCCGGCTCGTTCGTGATCGGCCGCAACACGGCATTTACCTTCAAGGGCAAAGCAGTCGATGCCAGGCAAATCGGCCGCGACCTGAACGTGCATTACGTGCTCGAAGGCTCCGTGCAACGCGGCGGCAACCGTTTTCGCCTGAACGCGCAGCTGACCGACACAGAGACGGGGAGCCAAGTGTGGGCCGACCGCTTCGACAAGCCCGCCGCCGAGCTCCTGGACATGCAGGATGAGATCGTGTCTCGACTCGCCAACACCTTGAATGCGGAGCTCATCGCCGCCGAAGCACGCCGCGCGGAGCGATCGCCCCGCCCCGATGCGATGGACCTGTACTTCCAGGGCCGAGCCCTTCAGAACAGGGGCGTGACGCGCGTCCTTCTAACGCAGGCAAGGGATTTTTTTACCCGATCCTTGACGCTGGATCCCGGCAACATCGAAGCGGCCGTCGCGGCGGCTCAGGTCGATGTGTCCGTTGGATCGGCTTTCATGGCCGATGACGTCAAGGTGCATTTCGACGCTGCGGAAGCAGCCTTGAACAGCGCGTTGCTCCGCGCCCCCAATCATCCCAGAGCCCACATGCTGCTCGGCGCCGTGCAAATTCAGACGAACCGCATCGATAACGGTGTTGCACAATGCCGGCGCTCGCTGGCGCTCGACCGGAATCTGGCCGATGCGCATGGATTCATTGGTCTCGGCAAATATCAATCGGGCCTTAGCGAGGAGGTGGAGGGGCACATCCAGGAAGCGCTTCGGCTCTCCCCGCGGGATACGCGCGCCTTTCTGTGGTACATGTTCGTCGGGCTGGCCAGATTGAGCATCAATGCCGATCGCGAAGCCATCGACTGGTTCCGGCGCAGCATGGAGGTGAACCGAAATCACGCGCTATCGCATTTTCATCTTGCGACAGCGCTGGCGCTGGCGGGAGACCTCAAGGAGGCGCGATCCGTCGCCGATGCAGGGCTTGCTCTCGATCCCAGCTTCACGATCCGCCGCTACCGCTTCAACGCCAAGGGCGACAATCCCATCTACCTCGCACGACGCCAGCGCTACTTCGAGGGGCTGCGCCTGGCCGGCTTGCCTGAAGGATGA